The genomic interval AGTTGCACAGGCAAACATCATTCCCAGTTTTGTGCTAAAGCGGACAATATTTATTACCTTTTTATCTTTCGAGTTACTGGGTGATTTTTCAAATATATTTTTAAACTCTTCATTGAATCCGCTTAACGATTGATAGCCTGACTCAAATGCCGTTTCTGTAACAGACTCTCCGTTTTTTATTTGATTGAATGCTTTACTAAGCCTAAGCATGCGCTGGTAAGATTGGAAGGTCATATTATGATGTTCTTTAAACCATCTTCGTAATCTGCTTGGCGAAATCCCTCTTTTTTGCAAATCTGAATCTTTGATCTTTAAGTTGGGATTTTCTTGTAGCTCAGACATAATTTCTTTTATAAAATCCGGTGATTCTCCTTCCAAAGCCATTGGCTTACAAATTTTACATGGCCTGTATCCGTTTTGAATGGCTTGTTGAGATGTGTCATAAAAAACTACATTTTCAGCTTTTGGCTTTTTTGCCCTACAAGATGGGCGACAGAATATACCTGTTGTTTTAACTGCCGTAATAAACAAACCCTCGTAGAGAGATTCCTTATTGCCAATAGCATCATATTTTTCCTGAAAACTAAGACTCACATTCATCTTAACTATTCCTTTGATTCAGTATTACTTCGATTGATTTTATAATCGATGAAAAATAATACTTACTACAATTGCAACGCTACCGAAAAATTAACATGTAAATTTTTAAAACTGAATAAAGCCTTACCACTCATTCACTGCATCTGCTCCCATTCCCGGGCCTAAATAAATCGCGTTTAATAAAAGACGCGCCGTTCCATAAAAATAAGATCGGTAGATAGGCTCATTGGCGAACATAATTATCTGGCCATTGCCCATCGATTCTTGTGTAAGGTAAGCTGTATTTGCCCAGCGTTCTCTAGCTTGTGGCCATAATAATCCCGATTGACGAAGGTCTGCAGCATCGGAAAATCTACCCGCGGTTTTTACAGGCTTTTTCGAAAGAAATGCATTACGGCTTTGTACGAGGGCAGAAACTGAACTGCCTAAACCAAAGTTCAACCAATGTTCCTCATTCAGGTTTACTTTAAGGATTGCACCTTTGGGATAATAAAGTCGGGCGCGTTTATCCTGTTTTTTTATAGTCTTAAAGTCTGCTTTTTCTTCTTTCTTGGCATCTTTTTTCTTTGGAATAATTCCATCCCAAATGGCTTTCTCGTCAATTTTAGTTTGCCAAAGTGATTCATCTTCCAAAGCTTCTGCATATTCTGACAATTTTTTAAGGCTTTGTCTTTTCAATTTGGCCTGGCTAAATCCTGAGCTTGAATCAGCTAAAAACGCCGATGCACTCCCGATTGATATTAAGGTTCCACCGCCTTTAACCCATGTTTTCAATTTTGTTAAAACATGTTTTGGCAAAATATCTGAATAGCCCCACCAGGATGAAGGCAATAAAAGTACATTGTATTTTCGTAAATCGGTTGAACCAAGCCATTCATAATTTAAGATAGTTATTCGCTGGCCGTATTCATTGTCCAGCAGATTCCAGATTGTACCCTTGCTGTAAATATTTATCTTTGTACCTGTAAGGAGCGCAATTTTTGGTTCTTCCAGCAAAGCAAAATAACCGCCACCAAGATCGTTTCCTTTTTGAGAATGAGATGTCGATAGTCCTATAATGTTTAGCCCGGTCGCTGTTACTATGTTTTCCAGTTGAGTTTTTATATCAGAAGGGTTTTCGTTCACTCTCAAAAGAAGAGTACCACGGTCATAATTTTTGCCCTCAATTGAAAAAGGTTCTATTGCTGACCTGACTTTTAGTTTGGCATCAAACATCATCTGCAAGGCTTTGATACTGTTATCATCGCTAAATTCGCAAATGTAGGCCACAGCATTATTGGTAGATGTAAGCTTGCCGGTATTTTTTTTGCCTTGATAAGGCTCAGTTTTAATGCTTTCTGATGTGTTAGAAAAATATGCATCAACACCGTAAGCCATTAGCATAGACCAGCCTGTCACATCATACATTATTCCGTAACCTTGTTTTTCAATCTTTTCCTGCTCTTTGGCCAAAACTTCTTTTTTTATTCTTGGATCAAACTCAAAGATACTATGAATGTATGTCCCGAGTGGCTGGTTTAAAGGAATTACGATTGTACCTTTTGGAAATTTCTGGCTTTTGGTCTTTCCACTATAATCTTTTACTTCGCTGGAGAAACTCGTTTTTGAAACACTGACTTCAATTCCTTGCAGCTGAAGTTTTTCAATCAGTTTTGAAACACGGCCTACGTTTTCGCTTGGTTTTATATAATAAGCGCCATTTAAATTTGATGCTTTTTTCCTAAAAGAAAAATAATGATTCAAAAGATCATTTTTATTATTGGCTGCTGTCGCCAGATTTGAAACTGAGCTTGTAAATTGCTGTTTTACGGCCTTGTGATATGTAAGGTTTGTACCATCGTGTCTCTTGATTACAGTTCCGTCAGTGTGGGCTTGCTCATATAAAATAGCAATTGCACCTTGATAATTTGGAGCCGCGCTTCCATAGCCGACATAAAGATCATCATACCACTCACCGGAGTAATAGCTAAAATTGTTTTCATCGAAAGCATTCCGTTGGTCATCAGCAAATATATCCCACCATTTTCTTACAGATTCGGGAATATTATTATTAATCGGTTCACGTGGCGGGTTAAACAAAAAAGTGGATTGAGAGCCCATTTCATGCGCGTCTACAACTAATTGGGGATGCCATTCAAGCTGTGTTTTTACACGTGCCTGGCTTTCCGGTTGCGAAAGAATAAACCAATCGCGGTTAAGATCGAACAGGTAATGATTTACACGACCGCTTGGCCACAGGCCGGAGTTTTGGATTTTCTGTCCATCAGAATTAATGACTTTACCGCTCATTTGCTGAACCTGGTGTAAATACCTTTCTCGCCCATCAGGGTTTTCCATGGGATCGATTCCAACAATAAGGTTGTTTAAAATGTTCATTGTCTTTTCATCTGTGCCCGCTGCAAGTTGATAGGCCAATTGAAGTGAAGCATCGGTTCCGGAAATTTCATTGCCATGAATGGAATACATCATCCAGGCCACAGCAGGAGAGGACTCGACGATTTGTTTGGGATTTGATAGTGATCTTGGATCAGAAAGTTTATTAATATTGGATTTTATTTTATCCAGATTTTTGATATTCTCTTCTGAGCTGATTACCAGGTAACTTAAAGTTCTGCCTTCATGGGTTTCACCTTGCACAAAAAATTGTACCCGTGGCGATTTTTCAGCCAAAACCTTAATATAGCCCAATGCTTCATGATATCTTGCTGGTTGTTCGCCGATATTGAAGCCAAGAACGCTCTCAGGTGTCGGGATATCTTGCAGGTAAGTACCATTTGGGAAATAGTTGTTTTGAGCAAAAACAATTGAGACAGTAACAAAAAGAGAAAAAATAAACTTCATCAGATCCTCCAAAAGTGGAAATTGTTTTAAACGGAGATTTAGT from Calditrichota bacterium carries:
- a CDS encoding methylated-DNA--[protein]-cysteine S-methyltransferase; this encodes MNVSLSFQEKYDAIGNKESLYEGLFITAVKTTGIFCRPSCRAKKPKAENVVFYDTSQQAIQNGYRPCKICKPMALEGESPDFIKEIMSELQENPNLKIKDSDLQKRGISPSRLRRWFKEHHNMTFQSYQRMLRLSKAFNQIKNGESVTETAFESGYQSLSGFNEEFKNIFEKSPSNSKDKKVINIVRFSTKLGMMFACATEDKLYLLEFSDRKMLEQEFQDLSKTMDAVILPGSNKILDQVQTELEEYFDGNRKEFTVPLCTPGTPFQQTVWEVLQEIPYGETWSYQNQSNKLNKPKAVRAVAAANGQNRIAIIIPCHRVIGSNGQLTGYAAGLAKKKWLLEHEKQHSGKPIQKELLL